A region of Pristis pectinata isolate sPriPec2 chromosome 24, sPriPec2.1.pri, whole genome shotgun sequence DNA encodes the following proteins:
- the tmem38a gene encoding trimeric intracellular cation channel type A isoform X3, with protein sequence MCGSVDVSRRNPIASWLCAMLYCFASYIMADVLLGESPLHYFNNTSHILLATAVWYLIFYCPLNLFYKCVAFMPVKLVLTAMKEVVRVRKISVGVIHAHHAYHHGWIIMALVGWAKGAGVALISNFEQLIRGVWKPETNEFLSMSFPTKASLVGAVIFTLQQARWLPISKHNVVFLFTMFMVVTKVFMTATHSHGSPFAPIEAFICPIVFGNTCSTHDDHDRVCSRDNMHSCPPCNLSPYVAKTKEELNEGTRKKKSKKIE encoded by the exons CTGTTTTGCCAGTTACATAATGGCCGATGTACTGCTTGGAGAATCACCTCTCCATTATTTTAACAACACTTCTCACATCTTACTGGCGACAGCTGTTTG GTATCTCATCTTTTACTGCCCATTGAACCTTTTCTACAAATGTGTGGCCTTCATGCCCGTGAAGTTGGTCCTCACAGCTATGAAGGAGGTGGTACGGGTGCGCAAAATTAGTGTGGGCGTTATCCATGCTCACCACGCGTATCACCATGGATGGATCATCATGGCTTTGgttggatgggccaaag GTGCGGGAGTTGCATTGATCTCCAACTTTGAGCAGCTAATTCGCGGTGTCTGGAAACCAGAAACAAATGAGTTTCTCAGCATGTCCTT CCCGACAAAAGCTAGTCTTGTTGGAGCTGTTATCTTCACCCTACAGCAAGCCCGTTGGCTGCCCATATCCAAACACAACGTTGTCTTCCTGTTTACTATGTTCATGGTTGTTACGAAG GTATTCATGACAGCAACACACTCCCATGGATCACCTTTTGCTCCGATTGAAGCTTTTATCTGCCCCATTGTCTTTGGGAATACCTGCAGTACCCACGATGATCATGACCGTGTCTGTTCTCGTGATAATATGCACAGCTGCCCCCCTTGCAATCTGTCTCCCTACGTGGCCAAGACAAAGGAGGAACTTAATGAAGGCACAAGGAAGAAGAAGAGCAAAAAGATCGAATAA